Proteins from one Telopea speciosissima isolate NSW1024214 ecotype Mountain lineage chromosome 1, Tspe_v1, whole genome shotgun sequence genomic window:
- the LOC122668787 gene encoding probable linoleate 9S-lipoxygenase 5, producing MGNNLQCGNGGKNKKKIKGSVVLMKKNVLDFNDLHSSVLDRVHEFLGKGVSLQLISAVHGDPDKEMRGKVGAPAFLEQWITKITPLTARVSTYKVTFHWDIETMGIPGAFIIKNMHHSEFYLKTVTLEDVPGKGRVHFVCNSWVYPTKRYKYDRVFFANQTFLPRDTPEPLCKYREDELVNLRGDGTEELKEWDRVYDYAFYNDLGDPDKGHKYARPILGGSTEYPYPRRGRTGRKPTKTDPNSETRIPLLLSLNIYIPRDERFGHLKLSDFLAYALKALVQFLLPELKAFCDSTPNEFDTFQDVLDLYEGGIQLPNGPTLDKVKDAIPLELLKELFRSDGERLLKFPTPQVIKEDKFAWRTDEEFAREMLAGVNPVCICRLEEFPPTSKLDPNVYGNQNSSITKDHIEEKLNGLTIDEAIKKNKLFILNHHDTLMPYLRRINTTSTKTYATRTLLFLKDDGTLKPLAIELSLPHPDGDQHGVISEVFTPAEQGVEASVWQLAKAYAAVNDSGVHQLISHWLHTHAVMEPFVIAINRQLSVLHPIHKLLQPHFRDTMNINALARQILINAGGVVEHTVFPAKFAMEMSAVVYKSWVLTEQALPADLMKRGMAVPDSNSPHGLRLLIKDYPYAVDGLEIWSAIEAWVHEYCSFYYPKDEMIRSDFELQSWWAELRDVGHGDKKDEPWWPKMQTVAELTQTCTIIIWIASALHAAVNFGQYPYAGYLPNRPTISRRFMPEPGSPEYAELEQNPDTVFLKTITSQLQTLLGISLIEILSRHSSDEVYLGQRDTPEWTSDAAPLQAFERFGKKLVQIENRIIEMNNDIKWSNRVGPVKMPYTLLYPDTSNYTSIGGLTGRGIPNSVSI from the exons ATAAGGAGATGCGGGGAAAGGTTGGAGCACCAGCATTCTTAGAGCAATGGATCACAAAAATTACCCCATTAACTGCTAGAGTATCTACTTACAAGGTCACATTCCACTGGGATATTGAAACCATGGGAATACCTGGAGCTTTCATCATCAAGAACATGCACCACAGTGAGTTCTACCTCAAGACTGTCACACTTGAAGACGTTCCGGGGAAGGGTCGTGTCCACTTTGTCTGCAATTCTTGGGTTTACCCAACTAAGCGTTACAAATATGATCGTGTTTTCTTCGCTAACCAG ACCTTCCTACCAAGAGATACACCAGAGCCTCTATGTAAGTACAGGGAAGACGAGCTTGTGAATCTAAGAGGAGATGGGACAGAAGAGCTCAAGGAATGGGATCGAGTCTATGACTATGCTTTCTATAACGATCTGGGGGATCCTGACAAGGGACACAAATATGCACGCCCTATTCTTGGAGGTTCAACTGAATACCCTTACCCACGCAGGGGAAGAACAGGTCGAAAACCTACAAAGACAG ATCCTAACTCTGAGACCAGAATACCACTGTTACTGAGTCTGAACATTTACATTCCAAGAGATGAACGGTTTGGTCACTTGAAGTTGTCAGATTTCCTTGCATATGCTTTGAAAGCCTTAGTTCAGTTTCTCCTCCCAGAGCTAAAAGCTTTCTGTGATAGCACTCCTAATGAGTTTGACACCTTTCAAGATGTATTAGACCTCTATGAGGGAGGGATCCAACTCCCTAATGGCCCAACACTAGACAAAGTTAAGGACGCAATCCCCTTGGAGCTTCTAAAGGAACTCTTTCGCTCAGATGGTGAAAgactcctcaaattccctactCCGCAAGTGATCAAAG AGGATAAGTTTGCTTGGAGAACAGATGAAGAGTTCGCACGAGAAATGCTTGCTGGAGTGAACCCTGTTTGCATATGCCGTCTTGAA GAGTTTCCCCCTACCAGCAAACTGGATCCCAATGTATATGGCAACCAGAATAGTTCAATAACTAAAGATCATATTGAGGAGAAGTTAAATGGTCTAACAATAGACGAG GCCATTAAGAAGAACAAGCTCTTCATACTGAACCATCATGATACATTGATGCCATACCTGAGACGTATAAACACCACTTCCACGAAGACTTATGCAACCAGAACACTCCTATTCTTGAAAGACGATGGAACATTGAAGCCACTGGCAATTGAGCTGAGTCTACCACATCCAGATGGTGACCAACATGGTGTAATTAGTGAGGTCTTCACTCCTGCTGAACAAGGTGTTGAAGCCTCAGTATGGCAGCTAGCTAAAGCTTATGCAGCGGTGAATGACTCCGGTGTTCACCAGCTCATCAGTCACTG GTTACATACCCATGCAGTGATGGAGCCATTTGTCATTGCGATAAATAGACAATTGAGTGTGCTTCATCCGATCCATAAGCTTTTGCAGCCTCACTTTCGGGATACCATGAACATAAATGCCTTGGCTCGGCAAATCCTCATCAATGCTGGTGGAGTGGTGGAGCATACAGTTTTCCCAGCAAAATTTGCAATGGAAATGTCTGCTGTGGTTTACAAGAGCTGGGTTCTCACCGAGCAGGCACTGCCTGCAGATCTCATGAAAAG GGGGATGGCAGTTCCAGACTCAAACAGTCCTCATGGCCTCCGCCTGTTGATCAAGGACTACCCTTATGCTGTTGATGGCCTTGAAATCTGGTCAGCCATTGAAGCGTGGGTCCATGAATACTGCTCTTTCTACTACCCCAAGGATGAGATGATCCGAAGCGACTTTGAACTCCAATCCTGGTGGGCCGAGCTCCGTGATGTAGGCCATGGTGACAAAAAGGATGAGCCGTGGTGGCCCAAGATGCAGACGGTTGCTGAGCTAACGCAGACATGCACCATCATCATATGGATAGCTTCAGCTCTCCATGCAGCTGTTAATTTTGGCCAATACCCATATGCAGGTTACCTCCCGAACCGCCCAACCATAAGCCGTCGCTTCATGCCTGAACCAGGTTCTCCAGAGTATGCTGAGCTTGAACAGAACCCTGACACAGTATTCTTGAAAACAATTACAAGCCAGCTCCAAACCCTCCTAGGTATATCCCTTATTGAGATTTTGTCCAGGCATTCTTCTGATGAGGTCTATCTTGGGCAGAGAGACACTCCTGAGTGGACATCAGATGCAGCACCACTGCAAGCTTTTGAGAGATTTGGGAAGAAGCTTGTACAGATTGAAAATAGGATCATAGAGATGAATAATGACATAAAGTGGAGCAATAGAGTAGGGCCTGTCAAGATGCCATATACCTTGCTCTATCCAGACACTTCCAATTATACTAGTATTGGCGGGCTAACTGGGAGAGGAATACCCAATAGTGTTTCAATCTAA